Proteins co-encoded in one Paenibacillus thermoaerophilus genomic window:
- a CDS encoding gamma carbonic anhydrase family protein: MLYPYNGRRPRLHESVYVAPGAKIIGDVEIGPGSSVWFNAVLRGDLAPIVIGEGTNLQDGVIGHVNTNQPLILGDRVSVGHGAIVHGCRIGSGTLIGMGAIVLNGAEIGEYALIGAGSLVPENKSIPAYTLALGSPAKVVRELTEEDLARMKRTSESYIVKAEEFKRESE, translated from the coding sequence ATGCTGTATCCGTACAACGGAAGACGCCCGCGTCTGCACGAATCGGTCTACGTGGCACCCGGCGCGAAAATCATCGGCGACGTCGAGATCGGCCCCGGCTCCAGCGTCTGGTTCAACGCCGTCCTGCGCGGCGATCTTGCCCCGATCGTGATCGGAGAGGGGACGAATCTGCAAGATGGCGTCATCGGGCACGTCAATACGAATCAACCGCTGATTCTGGGCGACCGGGTATCGGTCGGACACGGCGCGATCGTACACGGCTGCCGCATAGGCAGCGGCACATTGATCGGCATGGGGGCCATCGTCTTGAACGGCGCCGAAATCGGTGAATATGCTTTAATAGGAGCCGGTTCTCTCGTCCCGGAGAACAAATCGATTCCGGCGTACACGCTCGCTCTCGGGTCTCCGGCCAAGGTCGTCCGGGAATTGACCGAGGAGGACTTGGCCCGGATGAAACGTACATCGGAGAGTTACATCGTCAAAGCGGAAGAATTCAAGAGAGAATCCGAATAA
- a CDS encoding histidine phosphatase family protein yields MKLGWIRHGETDWNALGRIQGQTDIPLNAKGKDQALAIASRFRREDWDWIATSDLRRALETARTVEAVAGIPVRSIDPRLREKSFGDAEGMTFEERSQLGDAQIGGAESDDEVVSRAMDWIEETDRLYPGARVLAVTHGGLLARVLPRLIPDLTAGPIGNTSLTVVEKRNGQWHCLLYNCTDHLNMETRRSG; encoded by the coding sequence TTGAAGCTCGGTTGGATCCGTCACGGAGAAACGGATTGGAATGCGCTCGGGCGCATCCAGGGACAGACCGATATTCCGCTGAATGCGAAAGGAAAAGACCAGGCCTTGGCCATCGCATCCAGATTCCGCCGCGAGGATTGGGATTGGATCGCCACCAGCGATCTTCGGCGCGCGTTGGAGACGGCCCGGACGGTCGAAGCCGTCGCGGGAATTCCCGTTCGAAGCATCGATCCCCGGCTGAGGGAAAAATCGTTCGGCGATGCCGAAGGCATGACGTTCGAGGAGAGATCGCAGCTGGGAGACGCGCAGATCGGCGGGGCGGAATCGGACGACGAAGTCGTCTCGCGCGCGATGGACTGGATCGAAGAGACGGACCGTCTGTATCCTGGGGCTCGTGTGCTGGCCGTGACGCACGGGGGGCTGCTCGCCAGAGTGCTGCCCCGCCTGATTCCGGATCTGACGGCGGGTCCCATCGGGAATACGTCGTTAACCGTCGTGGAGAAACGGAACGGACAATGGCATTGCTTGCTGTATAATTGCACGGATCATCTGAACATGGAGACGCGCCGCTCGGGCTGA
- a CDS encoding anti-sigma factor family protein, with translation MKCPDIQELIASYWDDLDERSRREVDRHIGTCDDCRREFEWWRESMEMVRELRLPDIDAAAVPDSPDRKDLTQAVMNRIYQDDNWRLPLVDKVYAYSNPFRRKVTGLIAFFVSLFLFSFLFSMMSDRTDTAVVYGSMLEVASASPAVTAVKDSGSAASGVTLASVVLDPAMVRMGPLDYSTNYLLVLSLLGLISSLFILNWFVRVRR, from the coding sequence ATGAAATGTCCGGACATTCAAGAGCTTATCGCATCTTATTGGGATGATCTCGACGAGCGTTCCAGGCGCGAGGTGGATCGGCATATCGGGACATGCGACGATTGCCGGCGCGAATTCGAATGGTGGCGGGAGAGCATGGAGATGGTCCGGGAGCTGAGGCTTCCGGACATCGACGCGGCGGCCGTCCCGGATTCGCCAGACAGGAAGGATCTGACGCAAGCCGTCATGAACCGCATCTATCAAGATGACAACTGGCGTTTGCCTTTGGTGGACAAGGTCTATGCGTATTCCAATCCGTTCCGCCGCAAAGTGACCGGGCTGATCGCCTTTTTTGTCTCGCTGTTTCTGTTCAGCTTCCTGTTCAGCATGATGAGCGACAGGACGGATACGGCCGTCGTCTACGGCTCGATGCTGGAGGTGGCGAGTGCCAGTCCGGCGGTGACGGCCGTCAAGGACTCCGGATCGGCAGCCTCCGGCGTCACGCTGGCGAGCGTCGTCCTGGACCCGGCCATGGTCCGAATGGGGCCGCTTGATTACTCCACCAATTATTTGCTCGTGTTGTCACTGCTCGGATTGATTTCGTCCCTGTTTATCTTAAATTGGTTCGTAAGGGTAAGACGGTAG
- a CDS encoding RNA polymerase sigma factor — translation MTDSQLIREVKDGNVELYAELMRRYERKILGFIYQMLRSAGLESMAEDLTQETLYKAFRSLGGFREAEASFSTWLYTIARNTVLSELRKQRTHKVPLENAMNVPIACAESMPEPNALRRERATMVRDAINRLPEKQKAALILREYDQMDYQEIADILGQTVSSVKSLLFRARSSVKDQLETYMTERMDRQIEGMKHR, via the coding sequence GTGACCGATTCCCAGCTTATTCGCGAAGTTAAAGACGGAAACGTCGAGTTATATGCGGAATTAATGCGTCGTTACGAGCGTAAAATTCTCGGGTTCATCTACCAGATGCTTCGCAGTGCGGGGTTGGAATCGATGGCCGAGGATCTGACGCAAGAAACTTTATACAAAGCGTTTCGCAGCCTGGGAGGATTCCGCGAAGCGGAAGCGTCGTTCTCCACCTGGCTGTACACGATCGCGCGCAACACGGTGCTGAGCGAGCTGCGCAAACAAAGAACGCACAAAGTGCCGCTGGAAAACGCGATGAACGTGCCGATCGCTTGCGCCGAATCGATGCCGGAGCCGAACGCTCTGCGCCGGGAACGCGCCACGATGGTGAGAGACGCGATCAACCGGTTGCCCGAGAAGCAGAAGGCGGCTTTGATCCTCCGGGAGTACGATCAAATGGATTATCAGGAGATTGCCGATATATTGGGGCAGACCGTCAGCTCGGTCAAGTCGTTGTTGTTCCGGGCCAGATCCAGCGTCAAGGATCAACTGGAGACGTATATGACGGAGCGGATGGATCGGCAGATCGAAGGGATGAAGCATCGATGA
- a CDS encoding prephenate dehydrogenase, whose protein sequence is MTKVAIMGVGLIGGSLALCLKGKPGITVYGYSRNPSQAEKYLKLGVVDEAGTDMGEAVRDADFIFLCGPVSTLEPQLEQLASMPLKPGCIVSDVGSTKASLVACARRLALNGVWFIGGHPMAGSERSGVEAASSHLFENAFYVLTPLPETPEDVYDRLAQLLKHTKAQLIRLDAQAHDEIVGAISHLPHVIAVALVNQIARYNDGNELYRLLAAGGFKDITRIASSDSVIWRDILLNNREVVLKLLDDWNREMEQFRLLLESGDGDGIERRFRDAKAFREQMPERRKGVLTSLYDVYVDVPDHPGVIGEIASAFGERGINLSNIHIMESREEVPGVLRLSFRQETDWQRAIETLKGMGYSVHM, encoded by the coding sequence ATGACCAAAGTCGCGATTATGGGCGTGGGGCTGATCGGAGGCTCTCTCGCCCTGTGCTTGAAAGGCAAGCCGGGGATCACCGTATACGGCTATTCCCGCAATCCGTCCCAGGCGGAAAAATATTTGAAGCTGGGCGTCGTGGACGAAGCCGGCACGGACATGGGCGAGGCGGTCCGGGACGCGGATTTCATATTCCTGTGCGGACCGGTCAGCACGCTGGAGCCTCAGTTGGAGCAGCTCGCCTCGATGCCGCTGAAGCCGGGTTGCATCGTCTCCGACGTCGGCAGCACGAAGGCGTCCCTCGTCGCCTGCGCGCGGCGGCTGGCGTTGAACGGAGTCTGGTTCATCGGCGGTCATCCGATGGCCGGCTCCGAGCGGTCCGGCGTCGAGGCGGCGAGCTCGCATTTGTTCGAGAACGCTTTTTACGTGCTCACCCCGCTCCCTGAGACGCCGGAAGACGTGTACGATCGGCTCGCCCAACTGCTGAAGCATACGAAAGCCCAGCTCATCCGTCTGGATGCCCAGGCCCATGACGAGATCGTCGGAGCCATCAGCCATCTGCCGCATGTGATCGCCGTCGCGCTTGTCAACCAGATCGCCCGATACAACGACGGGAACGAGCTGTATCGGCTGCTCGCCGCAGGCGGCTTCAAGGACATTACGCGCATCGCTTCCAGCGACAGCGTCATCTGGCGCGACATTTTGCTGAACAACCGCGAAGTCGTTCTGAAGCTGCTGGACGATTGGAACCGGGAGATGGAACAGTTCCGCCTGCTGCTCGAGAGCGGGGACGGCGACGGCATCGAACGCCGCTTCCGCGACGCCAAGGCGTTCCGCGAGCAGATGCCGGAGCGCCGGAAAGGCGTGCTCACCTCGCTATACGACGTCTATGTCGACGTGCCCGATCACCCCGGCGTGATCGGAGAGATCGCCTCGGCGTTCGGCGAGCGGGGGATCAACCTCAGCAACATCCACATCATGGAGAGCCGGGAGGAGGTTCCGGGCGTGCTGCGTTTGTCGTTCCGCCAGGAAACCGACTGGCAACGGGCGATCGAGACGCTTAAGGGGATGGGGTATTCCGTCCATATGTAA
- the hisC gene encoding histidinol-phosphate transaminase, translating to MQPKPNIVHLPVYQPGKPIEEVKREFGLTEVIKLASNENPFGSSPKALEAIRGELGNISLYPDGGAVSLTNALAEFLGVKPNQIIFGAGSDEVILMMARAYLVKGDETVMASHTFPQYKHNAEIEGAVCIEVPLTADGKHDLPAMLERIGEKTKIVWICNPNNPTGTMLTHDEIESFLRQVPPHVLVALDEAYCEYNMTDVYPDGLKLLQTYKNLVLLRTFSKIYGLASLRIGYGIGHPDVIHTINQVREPFNTSRFGQAAALAAIGDRAFIDECRRRNAEGIAQLTAAFDRLGLSYFETHANFIMVDVQRPAKEVFEALLRRGIIVRGGHALGFPTKIRVTVGSAEQNDKFLKALEEVLAEVAVQA from the coding sequence ATGCAGCCGAAACCAAATATCGTGCATCTGCCCGTCTACCAACCGGGCAAACCTATCGAAGAAGTCAAACGCGAGTTCGGTCTCACCGAGGTCATCAAACTGGCGTCCAACGAAAATCCGTTCGGCAGCTCGCCGAAGGCGTTGGAAGCGATCCGGGGCGAGCTGGGCAACATCAGCCTGTACCCGGACGGCGGCGCCGTCTCGCTGACCAACGCGCTTGCGGAATTTCTCGGCGTGAAGCCGAATCAGATCATCTTCGGAGCCGGTTCCGACGAAGTCATCCTGATGATGGCCCGCGCCTATCTGGTGAAGGGCGACGAAACCGTCATGGCGTCGCATACGTTCCCGCAATATAAGCACAACGCCGAGATCGAAGGCGCGGTCTGCATCGAAGTTCCGCTTACGGCCGACGGCAAGCATGATCTGCCGGCCATGCTGGAGCGGATCGGCGAGAAGACCAAAATCGTCTGGATTTGCAACCCGAACAATCCGACGGGTACGATGCTTACGCACGACGAGATCGAATCGTTCCTGCGCCAAGTGCCTCCGCACGTCCTGGTCGCGCTGGACGAGGCGTATTGCGAGTACAACATGACGGACGTTTATCCGGACGGACTCAAGCTGCTGCAAACGTATAAAAATCTCGTGCTGCTTCGCACGTTCTCGAAAATATACGGTCTGGCGTCGCTGCGGATCGGTTACGGCATCGGGCACCCGGATGTCATCCACACCATCAACCAGGTGCGCGAGCCGTTTAACACCAGCCGCTTCGGCCAAGCGGCCGCTCTGGCGGCGATCGGCGATCGGGCATTTATCGACGAGTGCCGCCGCCGCAACGCAGAAGGCATCGCCCAATTGACCGCGGCGTTCGACCGGCTGGGACTGTCTTACTTCGAGACGCACGCGAACTTCATCATGGTGGACGTGCAGCGGCCCGCCAAGGAAGTGTTCGAGGCTCTGCTGCGCAGAGGCATCATCGTGCGCGGGGGGCATGCGCTCGGGTTCCCGACCAAAATCCGGGTAACCGTCGGCAGCGCCGAACAGAACGACAAATTCCTGAAGGCGCTCGAAGAAGTGCTGGCGGAAGTAGCGGTGCAAGCTTGA
- the trpA gene encoding tryptophan synthase subunit alpha, translating into MNLIDRKFQELRAAGRTALIPFITVGDPDVSATVELLLGLQEAGADLIELGVPYSDPLADGPVIQRASLRALAGGVTIRDCIAVAKQAREAGVHLPFILFTYYNPVLQLGLEHVFDELVKHDISGVIIPDLPVEESAEARALAEARCIHIVPLVAPTSRERIAKIVKDASGFIYCVSSLGVTGVRSDFHGGIEDFLAAVRASTNLPIAIGFGISSREHVARFESSCAAVVVGSAIVRRIEDVLEQLRDPARRAEGVAAVREFVRELKG; encoded by the coding sequence ATGAATCTCATTGACCGCAAGTTTCAGGAGCTGCGGGCTGCCGGCAGGACGGCGCTGATTCCGTTTATTACGGTCGGCGATCCGGACGTCTCGGCCACGGTCGAGCTGCTGCTCGGCTTGCAGGAAGCGGGCGCCGACCTCATCGAATTGGGCGTGCCGTATTCCGACCCGCTCGCCGACGGACCCGTCATTCAACGGGCCTCGCTGCGCGCTCTGGCGGGCGGCGTGACGATCCGCGACTGTATCGCGGTGGCGAAGCAGGCCCGCGAAGCGGGCGTGCATCTGCCGTTTATCCTGTTCACCTACTATAATCCGGTATTGCAGCTTGGCTTGGAGCATGTCTTCGACGAACTGGTCAAGCACGATATCTCCGGAGTGATCATTCCCGATCTGCCGGTCGAGGAGAGCGCGGAGGCGCGGGCGTTGGCCGAGGCGCGCTGCATTCATATCGTGCCGCTGGTTGCCCCGACTTCCCGCGAGCGCATCGCGAAGATCGTGAAGGATGCAAGCGGCTTCATTTATTGCGTCTCGTCGCTTGGGGTAACAGGCGTGCGCAGCGATTTCCACGGGGGGATCGAGGACTTCCTGGCCGCGGTCCGGGCATCGACGAACCTGCCGATCGCGATCGGCTTCGGGATCTCGAGCCGCGAGCATGTCGCCCGGTTCGAATCGTCTTGCGCCGCCGTCGTTGTCGGCAGCGCGATCGTGCGCCGTATCGAGGACGTGCTGGAACAGCTTCGCGATCCGGCCCGCAGAGCCGAAGGCGTCGCGGCCGTCCGGGAGTTCGTGCGCGAATTAAAAGGATAA
- the trpB gene encoding tryptophan synthase subunit beta, with protein MYNWPDQHGRYGKFGGRFVPETLMNALIELEEAFRRHTADESFRNELQYLLRQYSGRPTPLYRADRLSAHLGGAQIYLKREDLNHTGAHKINNALAQALLAKRMGKTKVIAETGAGQHGVATATAAALLGLECKVFMGEEDTKRQKLNVFRMNLLGAEVVPVVSGSRTLKDAGNEALRYWVSHVDDTFYILGSAVGPHPYPMIVRDFQRVIGDESRQQMLEAAGRLPDLVIACVGGGSNAIGMFYPFVNDPSVRLMGVEAAGHGIDTDKHAATMSRGTVGVFQGSMSYLLQDAYGQVQEAHSISAGLDYPGVGPEHSHLKDSGRAEYVPITDGEALEALQLLSRTEGIIPALESSHAIAQTIKVAPKMKRDEIILVCLSGRGDKDVEAIMGYLGGKPDESH; from the coding sequence GTGTATAATTGGCCGGATCAGCATGGGCGTTACGGGAAGTTCGGCGGACGATTTGTGCCGGAGACGCTTATGAACGCGTTAATCGAGTTGGAGGAGGCGTTCCGCCGGCACACGGCGGACGAGTCGTTCCGGAACGAACTGCAATACTTGCTGCGGCAATATTCGGGACGTCCGACTCCGCTGTATCGCGCGGATCGGCTGTCCGCCCATCTGGGCGGCGCGCAAATTTATTTAAAACGGGAAGATTTGAACCACACGGGGGCGCATAAGATCAACAACGCGCTGGCGCAGGCGCTGCTCGCGAAGCGGATGGGCAAAACGAAGGTGATCGCCGAGACGGGCGCGGGCCAGCACGGCGTCGCCACCGCTACTGCGGCGGCTTTGCTCGGACTCGAGTGCAAAGTGTTTATGGGCGAAGAGGATACGAAGCGGCAGAAGCTGAACGTGTTCCGCATGAATCTGCTCGGCGCCGAGGTCGTGCCGGTCGTATCGGGCTCGCGCACGCTGAAGGACGCGGGCAACGAAGCGCTCCGCTACTGGGTGAGCCATGTCGACGATACGTTCTACATCCTCGGTTCCGCCGTCGGGCCGCACCCGTATCCGATGATCGTGCGCGATTTCCAGCGCGTCATCGGCGACGAGAGCCGGCAGCAGATGCTGGAGGCGGCCGGGCGTCTGCCGGATCTCGTTATCGCCTGCGTCGGCGGAGGAAGCAACGCGATCGGCATGTTCTACCCGTTCGTGAACGATCCGAGCGTCAGGCTGATGGGGGTCGAAGCGGCCGGCCACGGCATCGACACGGACAAGCACGCGGCGACGATGTCCCGGGGAACGGTCGGCGTGTTCCAGGGTTCCATGAGCTATCTGTTGCAGGATGCGTACGGCCAGGTCCAGGAAGCCCATTCGATCTCCGCCGGGCTCGATTATCCGGGCGTCGGTCCGGAGCACTCGCATCTGAAAGATTCGGGCCGAGCCGAATACGTGCCGATCACCGACGGCGAAGCGCTTGAGGCGCTTCAGCTTCTCAGCCGGACGGAAGGCATCATCCCGGCTCTGGAGAGCTCTCACGCGATCGCCCAGACGATCAAGGTCGCGCCGAAGATGAAGCGCGACGAGATCATACTCGTGTGCCTGTCCGGGCGCGGGGACAAAGACGTCGAAGCGATCATGGGTTACTTGGGAGGGAAGCCGGATGAATCTCATTGA
- a CDS encoding phosphoribosylanthranilate isomerase — protein MSGPIVKICGLQRGEVIQSIEHLLIDWIGFVLAPSRRRVTPERAGELIANMRSSSGPLRDASAVGVFVNPGEEELRSTMRSAPLDIIQLHGRESPAFCNWVRTEFPGVRVMKVVSFASGRNRDDAVLESPEGLLGPYEDAVDYLLLDTHDPVYGGGSGQTFNWEMIPEYRDWARARGIPLLVAGGLTPDNVGHLMERYAPDGVDVSSGVETDGQKDSEKIRLFVERVKARV, from the coding sequence ATGAGCGGACCGATCGTAAAAATTTGTGGACTGCAACGTGGTGAAGTGATACAATCGATAGAGCATTTGCTGATCGACTGGATCGGATTCGTGCTGGCGCCCAGCCGCAGGAGGGTGACGCCGGAACGCGCAGGCGAGTTGATCGCGAATATGCGGTCGAGTTCGGGACCGCTTCGCGACGCCTCGGCTGTCGGCGTTTTCGTCAACCCCGGGGAAGAAGAGCTCCGGTCGACGATGCGATCGGCGCCGCTTGATATCATACAACTACACGGCCGGGAGTCGCCGGCCTTTTGTAATTGGGTGCGAACGGAATTTCCGGGCGTCCGCGTCATGAAGGTGGTGTCCTTTGCTTCGGGCAGAAACCGGGATGACGCTGTTTTGGAATCACCCGAAGGGCTGCTCGGTCCGTACGAAGACGCAGTCGATTATCTTCTGCTGGATACGCATGATCCCGTGTACGGCGGCGGTTCGGGGCAGACCTTCAACTGGGAGATGATCCCCGAGTACCGGGACTGGGCACGGGCAAGAGGCATTCCGCTGCTGGTCGCAGGCGGCCTGACGCCGGACAACGTCGGGCATCTCATGGAGCGATACGCGCCCGACGGCGTGGACGTGTCGAGCGGAGTTGAAACGGACGGGCAGAAGGATTCGGAGAAAATCCGACTATTTGTGGAGAGGGTGAAGGCGCGTGTATAA
- the trpC gene encoding indole-3-glycerol phosphate synthase TrpC, translated as MFLDKIVETKRREVAELKAAVSAAEWERRIAGLPPTRGFVRALEAGRRHRAMGLIAEVKKASPSKGLIRADFEPVGLARQYAEAGADCISVLTDAPYFQGANEYLTAVREAVQVPLLRKDFTIDEAQIYEARAIGADAILLIAAILTTDQMKRFAGLARDLGLDVLVEVHDREELERAIEVDARLLGINNRNLRTFVTDLKTTEELIAAVPPDRLVISESGISKASEIEYLLGLGAQAVLVGEHFMRRPDVGAAVEELLGAKFSKA; from the coding sequence ATGTTTCTTGATAAAATCGTCGAAACGAAACGCCGCGAAGTCGCGGAACTGAAGGCGGCGGTATCGGCGGCGGAATGGGAACGGCGGATCGCCGGGCTGCCGCCGACGCGCGGCTTCGTCCGCGCGCTGGAAGCGGGACGGCGCCATCGCGCGATGGGACTGATCGCCGAAGTGAAGAAGGCTTCTCCGTCCAAAGGCTTGATCCGCGCCGATTTCGAGCCGGTCGGGCTGGCCCGTCAGTATGCGGAGGCCGGGGCGGACTGCATCTCCGTCTTGACCGACGCCCCGTATTTTCAGGGAGCGAACGAATATTTGACGGCCGTGCGCGAAGCGGTCCAGGTTCCGCTGCTGCGCAAGGACTTCACAATCGATGAAGCGCAGATTTACGAGGCCAGGGCGATCGGCGCGGACGCCATCCTGCTGATCGCTGCCATTTTGACGACGGACCAGATGAAGCGCTTCGCGGGCTTGGCGCGGGATCTCGGCCTGGACGTGCTTGTCGAGGTTCACGACCGGGAGGAGCTGGAGCGGGCGATTGAAGTAGACGCGCGGCTGCTTGGCATCAACAACCGCAACCTGCGCACGTTTGTCACCGATCTGAAGACGACGGAGGAGCTGATCGCGGCCGTTCCGCCGGACCGGCTCGTCATCAGCGAAAGCGGCATTTCCAAAGCCTCCGAGATCGAATACCTGCTGGGACTCGGCGCGCAGGCGGTGCTCGTGGGCGAGCATTTCATGCGCCGGCCGGATGTCGGGGCGGCGGTCGAAGAACTGCTCGGCGCCAAGTTTTCCAAGGCTTGA
- the trpD gene encoding anthranilate phosphoribosyltransferase, whose translation MEKLHIQRGIARIVDGKHLNREEARAIMEEILEGAATPAQIGSLMTALRMKGETAEEIAGFAEVMRAKSLKVVTSQHNLLDTCGTGGDGAETFNISTTSALVAAGGGVRVAKHGNRAMSSKSGSADVLEALGVGIQQTPEQAAACLERTNICFMFAQSYHQSMKYAAAPRREVGIRTVFNLLGPLTNPAGADRQLIGLFDISRTETVADVLRTLGVKRALVVASYDGLDEISISAPTRVTELKDGELRTFDITPEELGLTRYPLETVKGGDAVTNAAIIRSVLNGERGARRDIVLANAGACFYVTGMADSLAEGVALAAETIDSGRALSKLEQFVAYTEENRYVS comes from the coding sequence ATGGAAAAGCTGCACATTCAACGGGGGATCGCCCGGATCGTCGATGGCAAGCATCTGAACCGGGAGGAAGCCCGGGCCATCATGGAGGAGATTTTGGAGGGGGCCGCGACGCCGGCGCAAATCGGCAGCCTGATGACGGCGCTTCGCATGAAGGGCGAAACCGCCGAGGAAATCGCGGGGTTTGCGGAAGTGATGAGGGCCAAATCGCTGAAGGTCGTCACTTCGCAGCACAATCTGCTGGATACGTGCGGAACGGGCGGAGACGGAGCGGAGACGTTCAACATCTCGACGACATCGGCGCTGGTCGCGGCCGGCGGCGGCGTCCGTGTGGCCAAGCACGGCAACCGGGCGATGTCCAGCAAAAGCGGCAGCGCGGACGTGCTGGAAGCGCTCGGCGTCGGCATCCAGCAGACGCCGGAGCAAGCGGCCGCCTGCCTGGAGCGGACCAACATCTGCTTCATGTTCGCGCAGTCGTATCACCAGTCCATGAAGTACGCTGCGGCTCCTCGCCGGGAAGTCGGCATCCGCACGGTGTTCAACTTGCTGGGACCGCTGACGAATCCGGCAGGGGCGGATCGCCAGTTGATCGGATTGTTCGACATCTCCCGGACGGAGACGGTGGCGGACGTGCTGCGCACGCTGGGCGTGAAGCGGGCGCTTGTCGTCGCGAGCTACGACGGCCTCGACGAGATCAGCATCAGCGCGCCCACGCGCGTGACGGAGCTGAAGGACGGGGAGCTGCGCACCTTTGATATTACCCCGGAGGAGCTCGGCCTGACCCGATATCCGCTGGAGACGGTCAAAGGCGGCGATGCGGTGACGAATGCGGCGATCATTCGCAGCGTGCTGAACGGCGAGCGGGGGGCCCGGCGCGATATCGTGCTGGCGAATGCGGGCGCCTGCTTCTATGTGACGGGTATGGCGGACAGCCTGGCCGAAGGCGTCGCGCTGGCGGCGGAGACGATTGATTCCGGACGGGCGCTGTCCAAGCTTGAACAATTCGTTGCGTATACGGAGGAAAATCGGTATGTTTCTTGA
- the trpE gene encoding anthranilate synthase component I, translating to MYEPNLRETISLARDYNLIPVVRQLMADTETPIRVFQHLAKEDRAFLLESVEGGAQWGRYSFLGTDPFLVVKGKSGRLTVERNGVRETVDEKPLELMRSLMRTYRSPELPGLPPFTGGAIGYFGYDLLQYYERLPKHRHDDLNMDDLQFMFCDQVIVFDHFKQRMLVIANVHVKPGDSDSEIERSYRRACGKIDRMLEKLRQPMPTLQPVAADVMDDVELGDVGSNLTREQFIANVEKAKEYIRAGDIFQVVLSQRFHIETDIDALSVYRILRTLNPSPYMYYLKLDGQEIVGTSPEALVKVDGRNVQTRPIAGTRPRGRTEAEDLALEKELLADEKERAEHLMLVDLGRNDLGRVSEFGSVKCDSYMQIERYSHVMHIVSNVSGRLRKDKDFFDAFLSCLPAGTVSGAPKLRAMEIIAELENEARGAYAGAIGYLGFSGNLNTCITIRTIIFKDGKAYVQAGAGIVWDSVPENEYMETVNKAKGMLKSIRVAERMFPPSRSQGPLLNQDYFA from the coding sequence ATGTACGAACCGAATTTGCGCGAGACGATCTCGCTCGCCCGAGACTACAATCTGATCCCGGTCGTGCGGCAACTGATGGCCGACACCGAGACGCCGATTCGCGTCTTCCAGCATCTCGCGAAGGAAGACCGGGCGTTTCTGCTCGAAAGCGTCGAAGGCGGCGCGCAGTGGGGCCGATACTCTTTCCTCGGAACGGACCCGTTCCTCGTCGTCAAGGGGAAGAGCGGCCGGCTGACGGTGGAGCGGAACGGCGTCCGGGAGACGGTGGACGAGAAGCCGCTGGAGCTGATGCGCAGCCTGATGCGGACTTACCGCAGCCCCGAGCTGCCGGGGCTGCCGCCGTTCACGGGCGGGGCCATCGGTTACTTCGGTTACGATCTCCTGCAATACTACGAGCGGCTGCCGAAACACCGTCACGACGATCTGAACATGGATGATCTGCAGTTTATGTTCTGCGACCAGGTGATCGTCTTCGATCACTTCAAGCAGCGGATGCTGGTTATCGCGAACGTGCACGTGAAGCCGGGCGACAGCGACAGCGAGATCGAGCGCTCCTACCGCCGAGCCTGCGGCAAAATCGACCGGATGCTGGAGAAACTCCGGCAGCCGATGCCGACGCTTCAGCCCGTGGCCGCCGACGTGATGGACGACGTCGAGCTGGGCGACGTCGGCTCCAACCTCACACGGGAGCAATTTATTGCCAACGTCGAGAAGGCGAAGGAATACATTCGGGCGGGCGATATTTTTCAGGTCGTCTTGTCCCAACGGTTCCACATCGAGACCGACATCGACGCGTTGTCCGTTTACCGGATTCTTCGCACGTTAAACCCGTCGCCTTATATGTATTATCTGAAGCTGGACGGCCAGGAGATCGTCGGCACGTCGCCGGAGGCGCTGGTGAAGGTGGACGGACGCAACGTGCAGACCCGGCCGATCGCGGGAACCCGCCCAAGGGGACGCACCGAAGCGGAGGATCTGGCGCTGGAGAAGGAGCTGCTGGCCGACGAGAAGGAGCGGGCCGAGCATCTGATGCTCGTCGATCTCGGCCGGAACGATCTGGGCCGCGTCTCGGAATTCGGCAGCGTGAAGTGCGACAGCTACATGCAGATCGAGCGTTATTCCCACGTCATGCATATCGTCTCCAACGTCTCGGGCCGCCTGCGCAAGGACAAAGATTTCTTCGACGCTTTCCTGTCCTGTCTGCCGGCCGGAACGGTGTCGGGAGCGCCGAAGCTGCGGGCGATGGAAATTATCGCCGAGCTGGAGAACGAAGCCCGCGGCGCCTATGCGGGAGCCATCGGCTACTTGGGCTTCTCGGGCAATCTGAACACCTGCATCACGATCCGCACGATCATCTTCAAGGACGGAAAAGCGTACGTGCAGGCCGGAGCTGGCATCGTGTGGGATTCCGTGCCGGAGAACGAATATATGGAGACGGTTAATAAAGCGAAAGGCATGCTGAAGTCGATCCGCGTGGCGGAGCGCATGTTCCCGCCGAGCCGGTCGCAGGGGCCGCTGCTGAATCAGGACTATTTCGCGTAA